In Streptomyces sp. NBC_01381, the sequence CGAGTGCGGTGGCCGCGAGCAGCCAGGCGGTGTCGCCTGTGTCGGGGCCTTGTGCTGCGGCCAGAAAAGTCATGGGGGAGAGCGTCACCGGCACGCGTTTCGGAACGGGCAACCACGCGTTTCCGCCGTGTTTCGCGTTGCGCGGGGGTTTCCGGAAGCTCACCGGGGTGGCGTCGCGCCGCCGCCGGGGCCCATGCGTGCTGCGGGCCCCCGTCGATCAGGGACAATGGGCGCCATGAGCGTTCGTACCCAGTCATCCGAGCCGTCCGAGGCCATCCACCGCGCCGGCTTCGCCTGCTTCGTGGGCCGCCCCAATGCGGGCAAGTCCACCCTCACGAATGCTCTGGTCGGCCAGAAGGTGGCGATCACCGCCGACCAGCCGCAGACCACGCGGCACACGGTGCGGGGCATCGTGCACCGGCCCGACGCGCAGCTGATCCTGGTGGACACCCCCGGGCTGCACAAGCCGCGCACGCTGCTCGGCGAGCGGCTCAACGACGTCGTCCGCACGACGTGGGCCGAGGTCGACGTCATCGGCTTCTGTCTGCCCGCGAACGAGAAGCTCGGCCCCGGCGACCGGTTCATCGCCAAGGAACTGGCCACGATCAAGAAGACGCCGAAGATCGCGGTCGTGACGAAGACCGACCTCGTCGACAGCAAGACCCTCGCCGAGCAGCTCATCGCCATCGACCAGCTCGGCAAGGAGCTCGGCTTCGAGTGGGCGCAGATCGTGCCGGTGTCGGCGGTCGCCGACAAGCAGGTCGGGCTGCTCGCCGACCTGATCGTCCCGATGCTGCCGGAGAGCCCGCCGCTGTACCCGGAGGGCGACCTCACGGACGAGCCCGAGATGGTCATGGTCGCCGAGCTGATCCGCGAGGCCGCGCTTGAGGGCGTACGGGACGAACTGCCGCACTCCATCGCCGTCGTGGTGGAGGAGATGCTGCCGCGCACGGACCGCCCGGCGGACAAGCCGCTCCTGGACATCCACGCGAACGTCTACATCGAGCGCCCCAGCCAGAAGGGCATCATCATCGGCCCGAAGGGCAAGCGCCTGAAGGACGTCGGCATCAAGTCCCGCCGCCAGATCGAGGCACTTCTCGGTACGCCGGTCTTCTTGGACCTGCACGTGAAGGTGGCCAAGGACTGGCAGCGGGACCCGAAGCAGCTGCGGAAGCTGGGGTTCTGACGGGCTAAGCGGCTTTGGCGAAGTCCGGTGCGGTTCGGGTGCGCCCCGAAGGGGCGCGGGGAACTGCGCGACCAGCCCCCACCGGCCCGCAGATGACCCGGTAGCCGTCCGGTGAAGGATGCAGCCGGTCGGCCGCGAACCACTCGCCGGCGATCGCCGGCGGTCCGCCCGTCGGCAGGTGGAAGACCGCCGGGGTGCGGCGGGCCACCGTCCTCAACTGGCGGTCCAGGAGTCGGACATAGACGTCCAGCGGGCCCCGCGCCGGGCGGGGCGGCGCGGCCACGCGGGTCATCGGGGGCAGGCCCGCGAAGACCATCGGGACGTCCTCGCCGAGACGCAGTCGTTCGACCCCGCGGCCACCAGGACCAGGTCCGGCCGCCAGCCGGTCGTCGGGTCCGTCAGACCCGGCAGCAGGCCCCGCCGCACCACCGGCACTGTGGCCCCGGCCTTCGCCGACACCCGCCAGGAGACCGCGCGCCCCGTCATCGCCGTCAACGCCTGGGCGAGCTGACCGCTGAGCGCCTCGCCGTGGCTCGCCGCCCCCACGCCCGCGGCGAGCGAGTCGCCGATGACCGCGAGCCGCAGCGGAGGACCCCCGTTCTCCCGCTGCGGCCCGGTCAGCCCGGCGTCCTCCCCGGCCGCTTCCGGCAACCTCACCAGGCGTCCCCGCATTCCCCGTGCGAACATCCCGAGCCCCTTCCGCGCTCCGTGTCCCGTCCCCCATGCGCAGCCCCGCCGCACTCAGCGCCCGCCGCCTGGTCAAGTCGGTCGGGGCCTCGACGATGGCCGTCTACACCCACTTCGGGTCGATGCCCGAGCTGGTGCGCGAGGTCATCCGGGAGGGCTTCGTGCGGTTCCACGCCCGCGCCGCCGGCATCGAGCAGGGCGCCGACCCCGTCGTCGAACTCGCCGGACTCTGCCGCGTCTACCAGGAGTTCGCGCGCGCCGAACCCGACGTCTACGCCGTGATGTTCGGCAGCTCGGTGCTCACCGGCTTCGCGCTCTCCGACGACGACCGCCGGATGGGTACGTTCCTGCTGCGGGCCCCGCGCGACGCGATCCGCCGCTGCGTGGACGCGGGCCGCTTCCGCGCGGACGCGGACCCCGATCTGCTGGTATCGGCCGCTGTTTCCCACCGTGTGGGGTGCGGTTGACGCGGGGGCGTTGTAGATCGGTGCCCGGCAGCGGTGCGTTGTGCCCACCCTTCCCCAAGCTCTCGGCTGCGCTCGAGCAGGGGAGACCCCACTCGCCGTGCGGAACGCCTGCCCACAACGGAAGCGGTCAGAGGGCTACTCCACGCCCCTGATCCGCGTCACCAGCACCGCCCCCGCCAGTCCCACCACCGCCGCCACCAGGTACAGGACCCGGTAGCCGCCCAGATACGTCACGATCGGGGCCGCGATTGCCGGGGCCGCCACCTGGGGCAGCGAGTTGGCGATGTTGATGACGCCCAGGTCCTTGCCGCGGTCAAGGGCCTTCGGCAGGACGTCCGTCATCAGGGCGAAGTCCACCGACGTGAAGACGCCGAAGCCGATGCCGAGCACCGCCGCCGCGACGATCGCGCCCGGCCAGGTCTGCCACACCGCGAGGAGGCTGGTGGCCACCGCCATCAGGCAGCCCGACCAGATCACGAAGGGTTTGCGGCGGCCCACCCGGTCCGACCAGGCGCCGCCCACCACGACCGTGGCCAGCATCGTCACGCCGTTCACGGCCGTCAGGATCAGTACGCCCGACTCCGGGTCGGAGCGGTGCAGGCGGTCGCGGAGGAAGTAGAGGAGGTAGAGCAGCACCACCGAGTTGCTGACGTTGATCAGGAAGCGGGTCAGCCACGCCCAGCCGAGATCCGGATAGCGGCGCGGGCTCAGCCAGAAGCCGGCCAGGAAGCTCCGCCAGTTCCACGGCGGGCGGTCGGCGGCATCCAGGCGCAGGTCCCGATGGCGTACGACATAGGGCAGCACGCCCGCCACGGTGAACACCGCACACGCCGCGTACCCCGCGACCGTCCCGCCCGCCACCGTCGCAAGGCCCGTCCCGACGACCACGCCGAGCAGCTGCGCCGCGCCCAACCAGCCGCCCACGGAGCCCCGTTGAAGGCGCGGCACCCGGTCGGGCACCGCCGCCGTGACCGCGGCGAAGGCGGCGTTCAGGGTGAGCTGGACCAGGCACCAGCCCGCCGCCATCCACCACACCGAGCCTGCTGCTGAGAGCAGGAGGAGCGAGGCGGCGCCTCCTGCCGTGCCCGCCACGATCCACGGGGTGCGGCGGCCCCAGAGGGACGTCGTGCGGTCCGAGAGCGCGCCGAAGAGCGGGTTCGAGGCGAGAGACACCACCGCGCCCACGCCCGTCACCCAGGCGAGGACCGTCTCCTTCGACGTGCCCGCCGGGGCCAGGTCCTCCGCCTGCACGGCGAGCAGGATCTGCAGCGGGCCGTACCAGCCCACCCAGATCGCCCCGTTGGCGACCGACAGGGCGCCCGTCCAGCCCCTGCCGACCCGCTCGACCGGCTCCCGCAGCGCGCTCGCCGTCATGCGCGCTGCGCCCGCAGGGCCTCGCGCAGCCAGCCGTACGACGCCTTCGGGGTGCGTTCAAGGGTGTCGTAGTCGACATGAACGAGGCCGAATCGCTGCCGGTAGCCCTCCGCCCACTCGAAGTTGTCCATCAGCGACCAGACGAAGTAGCCGCGCACGTCGACCCCCGCCTCCAACGCCCGGTGCAGAGCCCGCAGATGACCGTCCAGGTAGGTGATCCTGTCCTGGTCGTCGAGACCCTCGTACGAGCAGCCGTTCTCGGTGATGACGAGAGGCGGAAGCCGGTCGCCGTACCGGTCACGGAAGCCCGTGAGCAGTTCCGTGAGCGAGTCCGGGACCACCGGCCAGCCGAAGTCCGTCACCGGATAGCCCTCGATCTCCCTTGGCGAGAA encodes:
- the era gene encoding GTPase Era — protein: MGAMSVRTQSSEPSEAIHRAGFACFVGRPNAGKSTLTNALVGQKVAITADQPQTTRHTVRGIVHRPDAQLILVDTPGLHKPRTLLGERLNDVVRTTWAEVDVIGFCLPANEKLGPGDRFIAKELATIKKTPKIAVVTKTDLVDSKTLAEQLIAIDQLGKELGFEWAQIVPVSAVADKQVGLLADLIVPMLPESPPLYPEGDLTDEPEMVMVAELIREAALEGVRDELPHSIAVVVEEMLPRTDRPADKPLLDIHANVYIERPSQKGIIIGPKGKRLKDVGIKSRRQIEALLGTPVFLDLHVKVAKDWQRDPKQLRKLGF
- a CDS encoding GDSL-type esterase/lipase family protein, which codes for MFARGMRGRLVRLPEAAGEDAGLTGPQRENGGPPLRLAVIGDSLAAGVGAASHGEALSGQLAQALTAMTGRAVSWRVSAKAGATVPVVRRGLLPGLTDPTTGWRPDLVLVAAGSNDCVSARTSRWSSRACPR
- a CDS encoding TetR/AcrR family transcriptional regulator; translated protein: MRSPAALSARRLVKSVGASTMAVYTHFGSMPELVREVIREGFVRFHARAAGIEQGADPVVELAGLCRVYQEFARAEPDVYAVMFGSSVLTGFALSDDDRRMGTFLLRAPRDAIRRCVDAGRFRADADPDLLVSAAVSHRVGCG
- a CDS encoding MFS transporter, with the translated sequence MTASALREPVERVGRGWTGALSVANGAIWVGWYGPLQILLAVQAEDLAPAGTSKETVLAWVTGVGAVVSLASNPLFGALSDRTTSLWGRRTPWIVAGTAGGAASLLLLSAAGSVWWMAAGWCLVQLTLNAAFAAVTAAVPDRVPRLQRGSVGGWLGAAQLLGVVVGTGLATVAGGTVAGYAACAVFTVAGVLPYVVRHRDLRLDAADRPPWNWRSFLAGFWLSPRRYPDLGWAWLTRFLINVSNSVVLLYLLYFLRDRLHRSDPESGVLILTAVNGVTMLATVVVGGAWSDRVGRRKPFVIWSGCLMAVATSLLAVWQTWPGAIVAAAVLGIGFGVFTSVDFALMTDVLPKALDRGKDLGVINIANSLPQVAAPAIAAPIVTYLGGYRVLYLVAAVVGLAGAVLVTRIRGVE